One window from the genome of Aerosakkonema funiforme FACHB-1375 encodes:
- the serA gene encoding phosphoglycerate dehydrogenase yields MSKVLVSDSIDQAGIDILSQVAQVDVKTGLPAEELIRIIPEYNALMIRSETRVTKAVIEAGTQLKIIGRAGVGVDNVDVPAATRQGIVVVNSPEGNTIAAAEHALAMMLALSRYIPEANLSVKSNKWDRKSYIGTEVYKKNLGVVGLGKIGSHVATVARAMGMKVMAFDPYISSERAEQLGCRLVELDLLLREADYITLHMPKTPETTHLINAAALAKMKPTARIVNCARGGIIDEAALAEALQQGKIAGAALDVFETEPLGESALRSLGKQVVLTPHLGASTAEAQVNVAIDVAEQIRDVLLGLPARSAVNIPGLYPDVLEKLKPYLRLAETLGNLVGQLAGGRVESLTVRMQGELASNDSQPLVVASLKGLLSQALRERVNYVNAAIEAKERGIRVIETRDASIRDYAGSLHLQAKGSLGEHSVTGALLGDGEIRITDIDEFPINVPPAQHMLFTLHRDMPGIIGKIGSLLGSFNVNIASMQVGRKIVRGDAVMVLSLDDPLPEGILSEILKVPGIRDAYTVAL; encoded by the coding sequence ATGTCCAAGGTTCTCGTCTCCGATTCAATAGACCAAGCTGGCATCGATATCTTATCTCAGGTAGCCCAAGTTGATGTAAAAACCGGCTTGCCAGCTGAAGAATTAATCCGGATCATCCCAGAATACAACGCGCTCATGATCCGTTCTGAAACTCGCGTCACCAAGGCAGTGATCGAAGCTGGCACGCAGCTCAAAATTATTGGGCGAGCGGGTGTTGGCGTGGATAATGTGGATGTGCCTGCGGCGACAAGGCAGGGCATTGTCGTCGTCAACTCTCCAGAAGGCAACACCATTGCAGCAGCAGAACACGCACTCGCTATGATGCTAGCCCTCTCGCGTTATATCCCAGAAGCTAATCTTTCGGTAAAAAGCAACAAGTGGGATCGCAAGAGCTATATCGGTACAGAAGTTTACAAAAAAAATCTGGGCGTTGTCGGTTTGGGTAAAATTGGCTCCCACGTAGCCACCGTAGCGCGGGCGATGGGTATGAAGGTAATGGCCTTTGACCCGTATATTTCTAGCGAAAGAGCCGAACAGCTCGGCTGTCGCCTGGTGGAACTGGATTTGCTGCTGCGGGAAGCCGATTACATCACCCTGCATATGCCGAAGACGCCAGAAACCACTCATCTAATTAACGCCGCAGCTCTTGCCAAAATGAAACCGACAGCTCGGATTGTCAACTGCGCTAGAGGTGGAATAATTGATGAAGCGGCTTTAGCAGAAGCTCTGCAACAAGGTAAAATTGCTGGTGCGGCATTGGATGTCTTCGAGACAGAACCGCTGGGTGAATCAGCCCTACGCAGTCTGGGCAAACAAGTTGTACTGACGCCCCATTTGGGAGCTTCCACCGCCGAAGCACAAGTCAATGTTGCGATTGACGTTGCGGAGCAAATTCGCGATGTGCTGTTGGGTTTACCGGCAAGGTCGGCAGTAAATATCCCAGGTTTGTATCCAGATGTTCTGGAAAAGCTCAAACCCTACCTGCGACTGGCGGAAACTCTGGGCAATTTGGTCGGTCAACTGGCTGGCGGACGAGTGGAAAGTCTCACTGTGCGGATGCAGGGAGAATTGGCCAGCAACGACAGTCAGCCGTTAGTGGTGGCATCCCTCAAGGGTCTGCTTTCGCAAGCTTTGCGGGAGCGGGTCAACTACGTTAATGCGGCGATCGAAGCTAAAGAACGGGGAATTCGCGTGATCGAAACCCGCGATGCTTCGATCCGAGACTATGCCGGTTCGCTGCACCTACAGGCAAAGGGGTCTTTGGGCGAACACTCGGTTACCGGCGCTTTGTTGGGCGATGGCGAAATTCGGATCACCGATATCGATGAATTCCCCATCAACGTCCCGCCCGCTCAGCATATGCTGTTTACCTTGCATCGCGATATGCCGGGAATTATCGGCAAAATCGGTTCCCTACTGGGCAGTTTTAATGTCAATATTGCCAGTATGCAGGTAGGCCGCAAAATTGTGCGCGGGGATGCGGTCATGGTGTTGAGCCTTGACGATCCCCTACCGGAAGGAATTTTGAGCGAGATTCTTAAGGTTCCGGGAATTCGGGATGCCTATACGGTAGCTCTCTAG
- a CDS encoding prohibitin family protein, producing MPNSKIKAVDSFPLVLYVAGGIAFVLAAIIFRPFAIINAGERGVVMQLGKVQNTVLDEGIHPIIPVVTSVKRLSVRVQKNDFTADAASKDLQKITADLAVNWHINPAEVNKVYQRVGDTEQIVNGIITPAVSEVLKAATAKKTAEEIITKRTQLKEEIDNRLKTRLQAYGIGVDDVSLVDFAFSPEFSKAIEAKQIAEQEAKQAEYIALKASKEAQADINRAKGQAEAQRLLRQNLTPQILQKQAIEKWDGKFPTVMSGNGALPFINVSPANLPAQQNK from the coding sequence ATGCCTAACTCCAAAATTAAAGCCGTCGATTCTTTTCCCCTTGTTCTTTACGTCGCTGGGGGTATAGCGTTTGTACTGGCAGCTATTATCTTTCGCCCTTTTGCAATTATCAATGCCGGAGAGCGAGGCGTTGTCATGCAATTAGGCAAAGTTCAAAATACGGTTTTAGATGAGGGCATCCACCCAATTATACCAGTAGTGACATCTGTAAAAAGGCTCAGCGTTCGCGTACAAAAGAACGATTTTACGGCAGACGCAGCTTCTAAAGATTTACAGAAAATTACAGCAGACCTCGCCGTCAACTGGCATATTAACCCCGCTGAAGTAAATAAAGTTTATCAACGGGTGGGGGATACAGAGCAAATTGTGAATGGGATTATCACTCCCGCTGTATCAGAAGTTCTCAAGGCAGCAACTGCTAAAAAGACAGCCGAGGAAATTATCACCAAGCGAACACAACTGAAAGAAGAAATCGATAATCGACTCAAAACTCGTTTGCAAGCTTATGGAATTGGCGTGGATGATGTTTCTCTGGTAGATTTTGCTTTTTCTCCTGAGTTTAGTAAAGCTATTGAAGCCAAACAGATAGCCGAACAAGAGGCGAAGCAAGCCGAATATATAGCCTTGAAAGCATCGAAGGAAGCTCAGGCAGATATTAACCGCGCCAAAGGTCAAGCAGAAGCACAAAGACTGCTACGGCAAAATTTAACGCCGCAAATTTTGCAAAAGCAAGCTATAGAAAAATGGGATGGCAAATTCCCGACTGTAATGAGTGGCAACGGTGCGCTACCATTTATTAATGTTAGTCCAGCTAATTTGCCCGCTCAACAAAATAAATGA
- a CDS encoding TPM domain-containing protein — protein sequence MREVNQLNRSNFATPEAKAVKFVALAIHQTLCVGFLSLAIASFPIPSKAITVQEVPGPRPNGWVTDTIDILSPATEAEINRSISQLEAQNSCEIMVVTVPETSPYTSPREFALAWFKYWTIGKKGLDNGVLLLYSKDDDRIEIVTGWGIIEIFPDDRVVSLIKTEIRPRVNQGNFNGAMLTGTQAIIKVLQTYKPHPSPHTNNLVFTPAQEYIFSPFNRPNYIWIFAGCGAALSIFAALGIARARRSVFIKLSKEPQPLRIPGLDEHDKEILSSLYLWFFSSTFTIALLVSGGFIASFIAGFISYTMAYNQKLINFDKERIYNSKQLQSAAVGFISCGLGCGFLILMPLALAEGIKLPIGLLTGLIAYIPASRLAQAILGKDNDERQSIRPLHCADCRQPLKQLNSTSLSKHLSPPQQAAQDLHHIKFEGWRCPKCHPGQTSGRVHIRAYVTTSDSEKLCPTCQELTVSKSISLVEEPTYIREGKRLITYKCHTCSYHKHIEQIIPILSNSDSGGGDSGGGGGGDGGGGGGDGGGGGGG from the coding sequence ATGCGGGAGGTTAATCAACTCAACCGCAGCAACTTTGCAACACCAGAGGCTAAAGCTGTGAAATTTGTTGCCCTTGCTATCCATCAAACCCTTTGTGTCGGTTTTCTGAGTTTAGCGATCGCTAGCTTTCCCATCCCAAGTAAAGCCATCACCGTACAGGAAGTACCGGGCCCCAGACCAAATGGCTGGGTGACAGATACCATCGACATTCTCAGTCCTGCAACTGAAGCAGAAATCAATCGATCGATTTCACAACTTGAAGCGCAAAATAGCTGTGAAATCATGGTTGTAACTGTACCCGAAACCTCACCTTACACCTCTCCCAGAGAATTTGCACTGGCTTGGTTTAAGTACTGGACAATTGGCAAAAAAGGTCTAGACAATGGAGTGCTGCTTTTATATTCCAAAGATGACGATCGCATTGAAATTGTCACGGGTTGGGGCATTATCGAAATTTTTCCAGACGATCGGGTTGTTAGCCTCATTAAAACAGAGATCCGACCCCGCGTCAATCAAGGTAATTTTAACGGGGCTATGCTGACTGGAACGCAAGCAATCATTAAGGTTTTGCAGACTTACAAACCGCATCCAAGCCCTCACACAAATAATCTCGTTTTCACTCCTGCGCAAGAATACATTTTTTCACCGTTCAATAGACCTAATTATATCTGGATATTTGCCGGATGTGGTGCGGCATTAAGTATTTTTGCTGCTCTGGGAATTGCGCGAGCGCGTCGTTCAGTCTTTATCAAACTTTCAAAGGAACCCCAGCCGCTGCGAATACCAGGTTTAGATGAGCATGATAAAGAAATCCTAAGTTCTCTATATTTATGGTTTTTTAGCTCAACATTCACAATTGCTTTGCTAGTTTCTGGAGGATTTATTGCATCATTTATTGCAGGCTTTATCAGCTATACAATGGCCTACAATCAAAAATTAATTAACTTTGACAAAGAGCGCATATACAATTCTAAACAGTTGCAGTCAGCCGCTGTGGGTTTCATTTCTTGTGGGCTAGGGTGTGGCTTCTTAATTTTAATGCCGCTTGCTCTGGCAGAAGGAATCAAGTTACCGATCGGACTGCTCACCGGGTTGATTGCTTATATCCCAGCGTCCCGATTAGCCCAAGCAATTTTAGGTAAAGATAATGATGAAAGGCAATCAATCCGTCCCCTGCACTGCGCCGATTGCCGACAGCCTTTAAAACAACTAAACTCCACATCGCTGAGCAAACATCTCAGTCCTCCTCAGCAAGCTGCACAAGATCTTCACCATATAAAATTTGAGGGATGGCGATGCCCGAAGTGCCATCCGGGGCAAACTTCAGGACGAGTCCACATCCGGGCTTATGTGACGACTTCAGATTCTGAAAAACTCTGCCCTACCTGTCAGGAATTGACAGTATCCAAGTCAATTTCACTTGTGGAAGAGCCTACGTATATACGAGAAGGAAAGCGCTTGATTACTTACAAATGCCACACCTGTTCTTATCATAAGCATATCGAACAAATCATCCCTATTCTTAGCAACAGCGACAGTGGCGGTGGTGACAGTGGCGGTGGCGGTGGTGGCGATGGCGGTGGCGGTGGTGGCGATGGCGGTGGCGGTGGTGGCGGTTGA
- a CDS encoding helix-turn-helix domain-containing protein, which produces MTTLKASKQGLARIKQAREKKGWPVADRNWLEAASLFLKVDWEKTGYLAEGISEGTWSRFLAGKRPINAAAFQAYCTVLGLNWEEVVNRTQRLDWDSAPDLPSFYGRAKELATLKQWIVKDRCRLVTILGMEGIGKTALAVRTAEEIQDEFEYVIWRSLRYTPSIQAILANLLKFLSQHKTDLPDSIDSQISKLISYLHKHRCLVILDDFETALKSGELAGRYCEGYEAFAEIIKRVGQERHQSCLVLASGEKPREIAFLEGETLPVRSLSLTGLQETEALEIFREKGLSDQEKWRKLVEIYPTNPLVLKIIAAVIKDSFNGQVGEFLKHNTIYLGYISDILDKQFERLSSLEKEIMHQMAINGQLMSLSQLREHIPSQVSTSEIIYVLESLLTRSLIEKIPSESELIFTVQPIVIKYVRSRFNK; this is translated from the coding sequence ATGACCACGCTCAAAGCTTCTAAGCAGGGACTGGCAAGAATTAAGCAAGCGAGAGAGAAAAAAGGGTGGCCTGTAGCCGATCGCAATTGGCTGGAAGCAGCAAGTCTGTTTCTGAAAGTTGATTGGGAAAAAACCGGTTATCTAGCTGAGGGGATTTCAGAAGGAACTTGGAGTCGCTTCTTGGCAGGAAAGCGTCCGATCAATGCCGCTGCTTTCCAAGCTTACTGCACCGTTCTCGGACTGAACTGGGAAGAGGTAGTTAATCGCACTCAGCGCTTAGATTGGGACTCTGCACCGGATTTACCCAGTTTCTACGGACGCGCAAAAGAACTGGCTACCCTCAAACAATGGATTGTCAAAGATAGATGCCGTTTGGTGACTATTTTGGGTATGGAGGGAATTGGCAAAACTGCTTTGGCTGTACGCACCGCAGAAGAAATTCAGGATGAGTTTGAGTACGTAATTTGGCGATCGCTGCGCTATACCCCATCGATCCAAGCAATTCTCGCAAATTTGCTCAAGTTCCTATCCCAACATAAAACCGATCTACCAGACAGCATAGATTCTCAAATATCGAAATTGATAAGTTACTTACACAAACATCGCTGTTTGGTGATATTAGATGATTTTGAAACAGCGCTCAAAAGTGGTGAATTGGCGGGACGATATTGTGAGGGATATGAAGCTTTTGCTGAGATAATCAAGCGAGTGGGGCAAGAACGCCATCAAAGTTGCTTGGTACTAGCCAGCGGCGAGAAACCCAGAGAAATTGCTTTTCTAGAGGGAGAAACCCTACCTGTACGTTCGTTATCCCTGACTGGTTTGCAGGAAACAGAAGCCCTGGAAATATTTAGGGAAAAAGGTTTGTCTGACCAAGAAAAATGGCGTAAATTAGTTGAAATATATCCAACTAATCCTTTAGTATTAAAAATCATTGCAGCGGTTATCAAAGATTCATTTAATGGTCAAGTCGGTGAATTTTTAAAACACAATACCATATATCTCGGTTATATTAGCGACATTTTAGACAAGCAGTTTGAGCGATTGTCATCTTTAGAAAAAGAGATTATGCACCAGATGGCGATTAATGGTCAGCTTATGTCACTCTCGCAATTGCGAGAGCATATACCGTCACAAGTATCGACATCAGAAATAATCTACGTTTTGGAATCGCTATTGACGCGATCGCTAATTGAAAAAATCCCATCAGAAAGCGAATTGATTTTCACAGTACAACCGATAGTTATAAAGTATGTTAGAAGTCGATTTAATAAATGA
- the prmA gene encoding 50S ribosomal protein L11 methyltransferase translates to MSNSWWELQILCEQVLEDSVFWRLEKFGCRGTASEIKGHACLVRGYLPQEQAQLLDLAALSLWLRQDALVLGMSMPAMKWHLIDEEDWSSSWKTHWQPQEIGDRFLIYPAWLPVPANSERIILRLDPGLAFGTGTHATTQLCLESLEMRLGFAESQAVVADIGCGSGILSVGAVLLGAEKVYAVDTDPIAVRSTRSNRTLNKVASGRLIVEQGSVDLVMQMSDGPVDGIVCNILAEVIIDLIPQMSEIAKPNTWGILSGILLDQTKPVADVLEQNGWVIATLWRRQDWCCFNIRRG, encoded by the coding sequence ATGTCAAACAGCTGGTGGGAACTGCAAATTCTCTGCGAACAAGTCTTAGAAGATTCTGTATTTTGGCGACTGGAAAAATTTGGCTGTCGGGGAACCGCCAGTGAGATAAAGGGTCATGCTTGCTTGGTGAGAGGTTATCTGCCGCAAGAACAGGCGCAACTTTTAGACTTGGCGGCACTCTCTCTGTGGTTGCGTCAGGATGCGTTGGTTTTGGGTATGTCGATGCCAGCGATGAAGTGGCATCTTATAGATGAGGAAGACTGGTCGAGTAGCTGGAAGACACACTGGCAACCACAAGAAATTGGCGATCGCTTTTTAATTTACCCCGCCTGGTTACCTGTGCCAGCAAACTCGGAACGCATTATCCTTCGCCTCGATCCGGGTCTTGCTTTTGGTACCGGCACCCACGCCACGACTCAGCTTTGTTTGGAATCGCTGGAAATGCGGCTTGGTTTTGCGGAAAGTCAAGCTGTGGTGGCGGATATTGGCTGCGGTTCGGGAATACTATCTGTTGGGGCTGTGTTGCTGGGTGCCGAAAAGGTTTATGCAGTCGATACCGATCCGATCGCAGTACGCTCTACTCGCAGCAATCGCACTCTTAACAAGGTTGCTTCTGGGCGTCTAATTGTGGAACAGGGCAGTGTCGATCTCGTGATGCAGATGAGTGATGGCCCTGTAGATGGTATTGTCTGTAATATTCTGGCGGAGGTGATTATTGACTTGATTCCGCAAATGAGCGAAATTGCTAAACCTAACACTTGGGGAATTCTCAGCGGTATTTTGCTAGATCAGACTAAACCAGTTGCCGATGTTCTGGAACAAAATGGTTGGGTAATTGCCACTCTCTGGCGTCGGCAAGATTGGTGTTGCTTCAATATTCGTCGAGGCTAA
- a CDS encoding prohibitin family protein, protein MKSNNASYIAAAILLLVLTVAIAFKPFVIINAGERGVVMQFGQVQERVLSEGIHAIVPIVNTVQALSVRVQKHQIPAQAASKDLQDVFTDVALNWHIIPEKANTIFQQIGDEKEVIQRIINPAIEEVLKAVMALYTAEQIITKRGEVKAGIDEQLTARLAQYNIGVDDISLVNIHFSQRFSEAVEAKQIAEQEAKRAEFVALKAAQEAQAEINRAKGQAEAQRLLRENLTPLILQKQAIEKWDGHFPTVLGGNEALPFINIKPEELPSQAQP, encoded by the coding sequence ATGAAATCTAACAATGCTTCTTATATCGCAGCGGCTATACTGCTATTGGTGTTGACAGTTGCGATCGCTTTCAAACCCTTTGTAATTATCAACGCTGGCGAACGCGGCGTGGTCATGCAATTCGGTCAAGTCCAAGAGCGAGTTTTGTCAGAGGGAATCCACGCGATCGTCCCGATTGTCAATACGGTACAAGCTCTCAGCGTCCGCGTCCAAAAACATCAAATTCCCGCTCAAGCAGCATCGAAAGACCTTCAAGATGTCTTCACCGATGTAGCCCTGAACTGGCATATTATACCAGAAAAAGCCAACACAATCTTTCAACAGATTGGCGATGAAAAAGAGGTAATTCAGAGGATTATCAACCCAGCAATTGAAGAAGTCCTCAAAGCAGTAATGGCTCTGTACACTGCCGAACAAATTATCACCAAACGCGGAGAAGTAAAAGCAGGCATTGACGAGCAGTTGACTGCGCGGTTGGCTCAATACAACATCGGAGTCGATGATATTTCTTTGGTGAATATCCACTTCTCCCAGCGGTTCAGCGAAGCTGTGGAAGCCAAACAAATTGCCGAACAGGAAGCAAAACGGGCAGAATTTGTAGCTTTAAAAGCTGCCCAAGAAGCGCAGGCAGAAATCAACCGCGCCAAGGGACAAGCTGAAGCGCAAAGGTTATTGCGGGAAAACTTAACGCCGCTAATTTTACAAAAGCAGGCGATCGAAAAATGGGACGGTCATTTCCCCACAGTTTTGGGTGGGAATGAAGCGCTGCCTTTTATTAATATTAAGCCAGAGGAATTACCAAGTCAAGCCCAGCCATGA
- a CDS encoding photosystem II S4 domain protein, translating to MLPREELLKGIENRDTAARVIDLAEQAIKTWEIVFTDFLSPPELVEIKQMFDRLTEVHLLAWGGYPQAERQRVAIARSELPLDPSQVELAALEIAGNFLFDPATHRDFLGAMLGCGIVRDKTGDIIVLGERGAQVIVVPEMVEYLEEHLTQVRSVPVKTQRIELSALKIKEPKKKELTTVEASLRLDAIASAGFGMSRSKMVDLIDGGDVRVNWKEVNSASYQVKSGDLIAIGGKGRLQVGEVATTKKDRYRVQLTRYI from the coding sequence ATGTTACCGAGGGAAGAACTTTTAAAAGGAATCGAAAATCGAGACACTGCTGCTAGGGTAATTGACCTAGCGGAACAGGCGATCAAAACTTGGGAAATTGTGTTTACCGATTTTCTCTCACCACCGGAACTGGTGGAGATTAAGCAGATGTTCGATCGCTTGACGGAAGTGCATCTGCTGGCATGGGGTGGTTATCCGCAAGCAGAACGTCAACGAGTCGCGATCGCGCGATCGGAACTTCCTCTCGATCCGTCTCAGGTAGAGTTAGCAGCGTTAGAAATTGCCGGTAATTTTCTCTTCGATCCTGCCACTCACCGCGATTTTCTGGGTGCGATGTTGGGATGCGGTATTGTCCGGGATAAAACTGGCGATATTATTGTTTTGGGAGAGCGAGGAGCCCAAGTAATTGTAGTTCCAGAAATGGTAGAATATCTGGAAGAACATCTCACGCAAGTGCGATCGGTGCCGGTGAAAACCCAGCGCATTGAATTGAGCGCTCTGAAGATTAAGGAACCGAAAAAGAAAGAGCTAACAACGGTAGAGGCATCTTTGCGACTGGATGCGATCGCCTCAGCCGGTTTTGGGATGTCCCGCAGCAAAATGGTGGATTTGATTGATGGGGGTGATGTGCGAGTCAACTGGAAAGAAGTTAACTCTGCCAGTTACCAAGTTAAATCCGGCGATTTAATTGCGATCGGCGGCAAAGGACGCCTCCAAGTTGGGGAAGTGGCAACTACTAAGAAAGACCGCTATCGAGTGCAATTAACTCGTTATATTTAA